The Prosthecomicrobium sp. N25 nucleotide sequence GCGGCCGGGATCACCCGGGGGAGGTCGAGCGTCAGGCCGGCGATCTCGAGCACGAGCTTCATCTTCAGCGCCGTGCCGAAGTTCGCCATGCCCTTGACGGGAATCGCGAAGGAGCCCTCGCCGCCGATCACGCAGTCCTCGTAGTAGCGGTCGAGCTGCGGGATCGGGTTCCAGTCGAGATTGGTCTCCTTGATGACGATCGGCAGCCCGTTGATCGTCACGCCCTGGGAGACGAGCGCGTCGCGCGCCTCCGAGACGACCACGCCCTGGTTGTTGGGCCCGTCCCCGGAGATGTCGACCACCTTGCGGGTGGCGTTGACGCCCGAGCGGGTGAACAGCTCGCCCGCATACGTCATGGCGGCGCTGATCGAGGTCCGCTGCAGGTTGTTGAGCGGCGCCGAGCCGATCCTGGCCGCGAAGGCCTTGGCGGCGTCCGGCCCGTCGATGATCGTCCAGGGCGCGACCAGCACCTGCTGGTCCAGGCTGCCCCACTCGAAATAGGCCACCGCGATGCGCCGGTGGCGGCCGTACGAAATGGCGGTCAGCACCTCCTCGGAGGTGAGCGCGCCGACGTAGCCGTCGCGCTGCAGCGTCTGTTCCTCCTTGTCCATGCTCTGGGAGGCGTCGACGGCAAGGACCAGCGCGACGTCGACATTGGTCGGGGCCACGTTGGCGAAGCCCCGGGCCTGGGCGTCGGCGCCGGTCGGGATGAAGAGGGCTAGGAGCGCGAGGGTCGCCAGGAGGGCGTCGAGGGGACGGGAGAGAAGAGCATGCACGGCAAGCCTCCATCAGGCTGTCGAGGGCTCCCGGCCGTCTCTCTCCCCGGCTGCCCGGCCGTCCGCATCCTGCGTAGGCCGTGCCGCCGCTCGAGCCGTTCGTTGGACGGGCGGCTCAGGGCCGCTTGCCGTTCCAGAACGACTCACATCGTTGAGTGCCCAAGGTTTCCGCATGCCTTGTTTTTGCACAAGGCGCCAATCCGTCACATGTCGCCTCGATGAAGCTTGAGTGTTATTCGTGCAACATGTCTTAACGCTCACAATGCGGGCAGGCCGGCCGGGGTTCCCTGGTTCCTCGGGTGCGACGTCTCGACACGAGGGGGCTGGGCAAGCCCGCGTCCGTCGTGTCAATCTCGGCGACAGTCACGAGAGGTCAGCAAGGCCAGACCACGGCTGAACTGTGAGGGAGTTGAATATGTTGAAGAAAGGCACTCTGGGCGCGCTGGCCGGCATGGTCCTGCTGGCCGGTCCCGCCTTCGCGCAGTCCCAGCCCGCCGTCCTGTACGACCTCGGCGGAAAATTCGACAAGTCCTTCAACGAGGCGGCCTATGCGGGCGCCGAAAAGTTCAAGAAGGACAGCGGCACCGAGTACCGCGACTTCGAGATCCAAAACGACGCCCAGCGCGAGCAGGCCCTGCGCAACTTCGCCCGCCGCGGCCAGAGCCCGATCGTCGCCATCGGCTTCAGCCAGGCGCAGGCCGTCGAGAAGGTCGCCAAGGAATTCCCGGACATCAAGTTCGCCATCGTCGACATGGTGGTCGACCTGCCGAACGTCCGCTCGATCGTGTTCAAGGAGCACGAGGGCTCCTACCTGGTCGGCGTGATGGCCGCCATGGCGTCCAAGTCCGGCAAGGTCGGCTTCGTCGGCGGCATGGACATCCCGCTCATCCGCAAGTTCGCCTGCGGCTACGTTCAGGGCGTGAAGGCCGCCAACGGCAAGGCCGAGGTGTTCCAGAACATGACCGGCACGACCGGTGCCGCCTGGAACGACCCGGTCAAGGGCGGCGAACTCGCCAAGTCCCAGATCGACCGCGGCGCCGACGTCGTCTACCACGCCGCCGGCGGCACCGGCATCGGCGTCCTGCAGGCCGTCGCGGACGCAGGCAAGCTCGGCATCGGCGTCGATTCCAACCAGAACGGCCTGCATCCCGGCAAGGTCCTGACCTCGATGCTGAAGCGCGTCGACGTCGCCGTCTACGACGCCCTGAAGGACGCCAAGGACGGCAAGTTCACGGCCGGCCTCAAGGTGCTCGGCCTCGCCGAGGGGGGCATCGGCTACGCCCTCGACGACAACAACGCCAAGCTGGTCACCGCCGAGATGAAGGCTGCCGCCGACAAGGCGGCCAAGGACATCGTGGCCGGGACCGTGAAGGTCCACGACTACATGTCCGACAACAAGTGCCCGCTCTGACGGCTGAGCGCCGGGACGGCCCCGCCGGGTCGTCCCGCCCCTGAGGCCCGGGCGGCGTCCGCGGTGCCCCGAGGCGACCGGAATCGAGGGTCCATGCGTATCCACTTCGTCGGCACCGGGGACGCCTTCGGGACGGGCGGCCGCTTCAACACCTGCTTCCACCTCACGGCGGGCGGGACCAACATGCTGGTCGACTGCGGCGCCAGCGCCTTCTACGCCCTGAAGCAGACGGGCCTGGACCTGAATGCCATCTCGGCGATCCTGATCACCCACTTCCACGGCGACCACTTCGGCGGCCTGCCCTACTACTTCCTCGACGCCCAGTTCGTCTCGCTTCGCCGGGCCCCCCTCCTGGTGGCCGGCCCGCCCGGGGTCCGCGAAGCCTGCGACAGGCTGCTGGAGGCGAGCTATCCGGGCTTCTCCACGGTGCCGCGCGAATTCGAGGTCCTCTACCAGGAGATCGCCCCCGACGAGACCGCCGCGGTGGCGGGCGCGCAGGTGACGGCCCGCAAGGTCCAGCACGACCCGCACCTCTCCCATTGCTACGGCTACCGCATCGAAACCGGCGGCAAGGTCTTCGCCTATTCGGGCGACACCGCCTGGACCGAGACCCTCGTCCCGCTCGCCAGGGGCGCCGACCTCTTCGTCTGCGAGTGCTACGTGCGCTCCCGCAAGATCAAGGTCCACCTGGACTACGAGACCTTGAAGCAGCACCTGCCCGCCATCGCGGCCCGGCGCGTGCTCCTCACCCACATGAGCGCCGACATGCTCGACCACCTGGACGAGATCGCCGAAGAGACCGCCCGCGACGGCCTCGTCGTCGAGATCTGACGCCTGCGCCGACCGGAGGACCCCCGCCCGCCCATGCCCCCGTCCCGGTCCGCCCCGCCGCCGCTCGCCGCCGTGCCGAAGCCGCCGGCGATCGAACTCGTCGGCATCGACAAGCGCTTCGGCGCCGTCCACGCCAACCGCGACATCCACCTGTCGGTGGCCAAGGGCACCATCCACGGCATCGTGGGCGAGAACGGCGCCGGCAAGTCGACCCTCATGTCGATCCTGTACGGCTTCTACCACGCCGACCGCGGCCGCATTCTGGTCGACGGCCGCGAGGTCGCCATCCGGTCGAGCGCCGACGCCATCGCGGTCGGGATCGGCATGGTCCACCAGCAATTCATGCTGGTCGAGACCCTGACGGTGCTGGAGAACGTGATCCTTGGGGCGGAGGGCTCGCCCTTCCTCGCCAAGGCCGAGGCGCGCGCCCGGTCGCTTATCGCGCGGCTCGCCCGCGACTACGGCCTGACCGTCGACCCCGACCGTCTCTGCGGCGACCTCTCGGTCGGCGAGCAGCAGCGCGTCGAGATCCTGAAGGCGCTCTTCCGCGGCGCCGAGACCCTCATCCTCGACGAGCCGACCGCGGTGCTGACCCCCGCCGAGGCCGACCACCTTTTCCGCATCCTCGGGCAGCTCAAGGCCGAGGGGAAGACGGTCGTCATCATCACCCACAAGCTCCGGGAGATCATGGCCGTGACGGACGCCGTCTCGGTCATGCGCCGCGGCGAGATGGTCGCCACCTGGCCGACCGCCGAGACCACCATGGAGAAGCTCGCCGAAGCCATGGTGGGCCGGCGCGTCCTCCTGCGGGTCTCCAAGGGGGCGTCGGTCCCCGGCCGCGTCCTGCTCGCGCTCGACAACGTCACCGTGAAGTCCCCGCGGGGGACGCTCCTGGTCGACGACGTCTCGCTCCAGGTCCGCGCCGGCGAGATCCTGGGCATCGCCGGGGTGGCCGGCAACGGCCAGTCCGAACTCCTGGAGGCGATCGCCGGCATCCGCCGTCCGTCCGCGGGCCGCATCCGCATCGCCGACGCGGACGCGACCGGGCTCGATCCCGCCGCGATCCGCGAACGCGGCCTCGCCCACATCCCCGAGGACCGGCACCGCATGGGCCTGGTCCTTCCCTTCGAGGCGCGCGAGAACGCCATCCTGGGCTACCAGGACGACCCGCACTACGCCGCCGGCATCCTCTTCGACCCGGCCGCGATCCTCGACGTCGCCCGCCGTCTCGTCCGGGACTACGACGTCCGCCCGCCGAACCCGGGGCTGCGCACGGCCCTCTTCTCCGGCGGCAACCAGCAGAAGATCGTGGTCGGCCGCGAGATCGAGCGCGACCCCGCCGTGCTGCTCGTCGGTCAGCCGACCCGCGGGGTCGACATCGGCGCCATCGAGTTCATCCACCGCCGGCTCATCGAACTGCGCGACCGCGGCAAGGCGATCCTGCTCGTCTCCGCCGAGCTCGACGAGATCCGCAGCCTCTCCGACCGGGTGCTGTGCATGTGCGGCGGCCGGGTCGTCGGGGAGTGCCGGCCGGAGACGAGCGAGGCCGAGATCGGGCTCATGATGGCCGGGGTCGCCGCATGAGTGCGCGCCCCGGCGAGCTGCCCCGGTGGGTCGACTACGGGCTCCTGCCGGCGATCAACGTCACGGCCGCGTTCCTGGTGTCGGGCCTTGTGGTCCTCGCCATCGGCGAGAACCCGGTCGAGGCGGTCCGCATCATGCTCGCCGGCGCGCTCGGCTATGCCGAGGGGATCGGCTTCACCCTCTACTACACGACCAACTTCGTCTTCACCGGCCTGTCGGTCGCGGTCGCCTTCCGGGCGGGGCTCTTCAACATCGGTGCCGAGGGCCAGGCGATGGTCGCCGGCATCGGCGTTGCGCTTGTCTGCCTCGCCTTCGACGGCGCCCCCTGGTGGCTCGTCTTCCCCTTCGCCTTCGCGGCCTCGCTCCTCTTCGGCGCCGCCTGGGCCTTCGTGCCCGGCTGGGCGCAGGCGCGGCGCGGCAGCCACGTCGTCATCACGACGATCATGTTCAACTTCATCGCCTCCGTGCTGATGGTCTACCTCCTCGTCAACGTGATCGGAAAGCCGGGCGCCATGTCGCCCGAGACGCGGACCATCGCGGAGGCGACCCGGCTGCCGCTGATGCGCGACATGCTGAAGCCGCTCGGCATCGACATCGGCGCCTCGCCGCTCAACCCGACGTTCCTCATCGCCATCATGGCTTTGGTCCTGGTCTGGGTCATGATCTGGCGCACCCGGCTCGGCTACGAGATGCGCGCCGTCGGCATCAACCCGACCGCGGCCGTCTATGCCGGCATCGACCCGGGCCGCATCGTCATCGTCGCCATGCTGGTCTCCGGCGCGCTCGCGGGCCTCCTGGCCGTCAACGAGGTGATGGGCGTCCAGCACCGCCTGCTGCTCGAATTCACCGCAGGCGCCGGCTTCGTCGGCATCGCGGTGGCGCTGATGGGGCGGGCGCACCCGGCCGGGATCGCGCTCGCCGCCTTCCTGTTCGGCGTCCTCTACCAGGGCGGCGCGGAACTCGCCTTCGAGAAGCCGAAGATCACCCGCGACATGGTGGTGGTGATCCAGGGCCTGGTCATCCTCTTCGCCGGCGCGCTGGAACGCATGGTCCGCCCCGCGCTCGAACGCCTGTTCGCCCCGCGCGCCGCCGCCGCGGCGGCGGCCGAAAGCTGAGGGTCACGCGGATGGAGAGCCTCGACGCCATCGTGCCGGTCCTCGGCTCCGCGGTGCGGCTGTCGATCCCGCTGCTCTTCGCCTGCCTGGCCGGCCTCTGGTCCGAGCGCTCGGGAATCGTCGACATCGGCCTGGAGGGCAAGATGCTCGGCGCCGCCTTCGCGGCCGGCGCCGTCGCGTTTCTGACCGGGGAGGAGTGGCTCGCGCTCGCCGCCGCGGTGGCGGTCTCCGTCTCGCTCGGGCTCGTGCACGGCTTCGCGTCGATCACCCACCGGGGCAACCAGATCGTCTCCGGCGTCGCCATCAACTTCCTGGCCGCGGGACTGACGGTCCTGCTCGGCCAGGCCTGGTTCGGCGAGGGCGGGCGCACCCCCCAGCTCACCAACGAGGCCCGCTTCCGGCCCATCGTGCTGCCGGGCGCGGAGACGGCCCAGCAGCATTCGGGCTGGGGCAACTTTTACGCGGAGGTGATCTCCGGCCACAACGTGCTCGTCTATCTCGCCTTCCTGGCCGTGCCGCTGACCTGGTACGTGCTCGACCGCACCCGCTTCGGCCTGCGCCTGCGGGCCGTGGGCGAAAACCCGCACGCCGTCGACACGGCCGGCATCTCCGTCGCGCGGCTGCGCTATGCGGCGGTCGTCATCGCCGGAGTCCTGTGCGGCTTCGGGGGCGCCTACCTGGCGGTCGCCCAGTCGGCCGGCTTCATCCGCGACATGACCGCCGGCAAGGGCTTCATCGCCCTCGCGGCCCTGGTCTTCGCCAAGTGGAAGCCGGTCCCCGCCATGCTGACCTGCCTGCTCTTCGGCTTCCTCGACGCGGTCGCGATCCGCCTGCAGGGCACCCCGCTGCCGGTCGTCGGGCAGGTTCCCGTGCAGGTCTTCCAGGCGCTGCCCTATGTCTTGACCGTCGTCCTGCTGGCGGGCTTCATCGGCAGGGCCATCCCCCCGAAAGCCTCGGGCGTGCCCTACACGAAGGACCGCTAGGCATGAGCGCCCTCGACGACCTCTTCGCGGCCGCAGAGGCCGCCCGCCGCAGGGCCTACGCGCCCTATTCCCGGTTCCAGGTCGGCGCCGCGATCCGCGACCCGGACGGCCGCATCCACGCCGGCTGCAACGTCGAGAACGCCGCCTATCCGATCGGCACCTGCGCGGAGGCCGGCGCGCTCGCCGCCATGGTCCTGGCCGGCGCCGACCAGATCGCCGAGATCGCGGTCGTCGGCGGCCCGGAGCATGGCGCCGAGATCCTCTGTCCGCCCTGCGGCGGCTGCCGCCAGCGCATCCGCGAGTTCGGCGGCCTCACCGCCCGCGTCCACCTGCGCGAGCCCGACGGCACCGTCCGCACCCTGACCCTCGACGACCTCCTGCCCGTCAGCTTCGGGCCGGAGCATCTCTGAGGACGCCCTTGCGATATGGACAGTCTGCCCTGTGTCTTGCCCGGGCTTGTCAGACTTCGGGATATAACCCGTCAAACCACAAAGTATCGCCCCGCCTCATCCCGGCGAAGCCTGCCTTGGTTGATCAGACGACTCAGTGTTGACGGAACTGACTGAAGTCGTGTGCCAGGCGCATCGGCTTCTATCCAATCCCTTACTTCGGCTGAGGTCATGCCCTCGGAGGCGCTGGAAAGTGCCCTCAAGCACAGCTGGACGATCTGGCCGCGGCCCGCTCTAGTGCTACTATCCTCCAATCCAAGAAGTGCTTCTAAACTTTCCTTCTTCTGTTCCAGGCTTTCAATTTCTGCATTGATGCGTTCAAGCTCGGCTAGCGCGTCCTCGCGCATCGAGGCTTCCCCCCTGGCTAACCGGTCTCGCTCAGCCGCGATACGAGTAAGCTTGTCTTGAAAGGTGTCCATGACGCTGTGTATTCCTCCTGGCCTCATTCCGCTGCTATGGAATCGTTGTTCAAGCTCTCAATCCGACTACGGATCAGAAGTTCTCGCTGCCTGACGAATTCCGGCAGCATCGTCGGCGACCACAGATCTTGGTCAGTCGGTATCAGATGTCTGATCATGAAGCTCTGATCACGTGTCCTAATCCACTTATCAAAGCTTTCGTTGCTCTTAGATATGTTGTCACCCGCAGTGAGAAGTTGGAGATTTCCAATCCTGTCAACGTTGGCCATCACCCTTTCAACTACCGAAAAAGGGATGTTTTGCCCCATCAAAGCTCGCCGATTGACAGTCGAGGCAGGAAAAATGTGATCGACATGGTGAGGTACGCTGCCCCAATTCCTATCGTCATACAGAAGAGAAAGCACTAAAAACACTAGTTTTTGACCATAGCGGAACTGAAAAATCGCATCAATAGTCTCTCCGGTCAAGCCTGCCTGTCGTTTCAGATGACGTGTCAAGCTATTATTGAGTTCACCTAACGGAAATGACGGATTAGTCGTTAGGGAACTAGCAATAGTGCTGCGAGCGACGCCTAGAGTGCTGTCGGATTGTCCGCCAAATACGCGATTGAGGAGGGCGGATATCAGCCAGCGCCGAATCCTAGCTATATCGCGAATGTTTTCGGGCGTCTCCCGTTCAGTCAAGTCTCGCTCAGACTTGTGAAGAAAATAGGCTATCGGCATAAGGGCATTCAAACTGGTCAGGTTCTCTCGGTCGATGCCAAGCCGATTGATAAGGGTGAACGTTCGGATGAGAGTTCGCTTAACCGACCTCCAGCTCGCCCGCATGATGTCCAGGTTCTTGTTGTGGAAGTTTGCAATCTTGTAAACGTGATCAAGGTCATTCAGCAAAAGGCAGGATTTCATAATAAAGTCTTTACTCACGTCGTTCTTGCGTTCAAGTCCGCCATTAATTGTCTCTACAAGGCCGTATATTTCATCTCGAGCCGAAATATCGGACCATTTCGACGTAATTACTGAAAGCATAAGATCGGACTTGCTTAGTTTGGTTCCGCCATCGTTTGCGCGAACAAAGATCCCTAATACCCGATCGTAATCTTGGTCCTTTTCCGTGTAATAGCAAATAATCTCATCTTTCCAAACCATTCGATAGAGTCGGTCAATGTTCCGAGTCATCGTCCTCTCATCGGACCGAGTGAGCCGATCCGATATGCTATCGAGCAATGTGTCCTTGTATCGGTCGAACGCTTCCTCGCCTGGATAGTCAAGGATATCGCCAACCTTGATCCAAACACTGTTAGCGTTAGATCGGGGAGCCTTTTCGAGGAGTTGCAGGCCGTACCGACCTTCGATGTCGTCCTCACCGCTTGCAATCGGCACGGAAGGGTCGATGAGCAGGTCAAGGTACAAACGCTTCCTTTGCCACGCGTCGGGGTTTTCCCATCGCTTCCACTTCGACTTGACGGTGAATGAGCCGCGTAGCCCTATCAGGAGGGAAGTAAGTCTCTGTTGGCCGTCCAAGACAAGCGTAACGTCTCTGCCATCGGTCTCCGCAATTTCGTTGTGTATCTCTCCGAATCGAAAGTTCTCCGCAAACCGGTAGATCTGCCAATTCTGCCGGTTCTCACGTGCGATGTCCCAAAATAAGAATGAGCTGATTGGATATCCCTTCAGGAGGGAATCAAATAGCGCAACAACCTGTTCGGGATCCCAAACAAATGGCCTCTGAATGGCAGGTAAGAAATAGCTGCGGTTGATTTTCTCAACGACGTTCGAGATCGTCGTGGCTGTATAGGGCACCCGTAACTCCTCTGCCGGTGCAAACCGCTAGTCATCGAATAGAAAAGTATTGATATAATTAGGTATATATCATTAGGGGCCCCTTTCGATACGATGAATCCAGTCAGCTCGATATGTACCGTGCTATGCGTATTGGAACCTCAACTGATTCCTCAGTCAACCACATTCACAACACGATTTCAGAATCGTCCCCTGTGTCGAGCCTAATGCAGAGCGCCGCCGAGCGTCAGGACTACCCGGCAAAGACAAACAGGGAGGCCCGGCGCCACGTCAGCCCGGCCCGGTCCCGCCCTCACGCCTTCCGGTAGACCTCCCGCCCGGCCACGTAGGTCGCCGCCACGGCCCGGTCGTCGCCGAGCACCGCCAGGGCGAAGAGCCGGTCCTCGAGGCTCTCCGACAGGTCGTCGCGGGCCGCAAGCAGCGGCGTCGCGCGCGGGTCGAGGATCGTGAGGTCCGCCCATTTGCCCGCGTCGAGACTGCCGATCTCGGCCCCGAGATGCATCAGCCGGGCGTTGCCGAGGGTGGCGAGGTAGAAGGAGCGGGTGGCCGGGAGCCGCCGGCCCGCCAGCATGGCGACCTTGTGGGCCTCCCCCATGGTGGCGAGCATGGAGTAGCTGGTGCCGCCGCCGACGTCGGTGGCGAGCCCGAAGCCGACCGGCCGGTGCGGCGCCCCCACATGCGCGAGGTCGAACAGGCCCGAGCCCAGGAAGGTGTTGGAGGTCGGGCAGTGCACCACCGCCGAGCCGCTCTCCGACAGGCGCCGGCACTCGTCGTCGGAGAGGTGGATCCCATGCGCGAAGAGCGAGGTCGGGCCGAGGAGCCCGTGCCGCTCGTAGACGGCCGTGTAGTCCCGGTCGTTCGGGAAGAGCGCCGCCACCGTCTCGATCTCGCGCCGGCTCTCGGAGAGATGCGTCTGCATCAGGCAGTCCGGGTGGGCCTTCAGGAGCGCGCCCGACACCGCCAGCTGCGCCTCGCTCGACGTGATGGCGAAGCGCGGCGAGATCGCGTAGACGAGCCGCCCCCGCTTGTGCCAGTGCCCGATCAGCGCCTCGCTGTCGAGCCCGCCCGTCTCCGGATCGTCCGTGACGGCGGCGGGCGCGTTGCGGTCCATCATGGTCTTGCCGGTCGCCAGCGCCATCCCGCGCGCCTCCGCGGCGGCGAAGAGCGCCTCGGCCGCGACCTTGTGCACCGAGGAGAAGACCAGCGCCGCGGTGGTCCCGTGCGCCAGGAGCCGGTCGAGGAAGATCCCGGCGGCCACTTCGGCGTGAGCCTGCTCGGCGAAGCGGGCCTCCTCCGGGAAGGTGAAGCGCGCGAGCCAGTCGAGCAGGTCGCGCCCCGGCGCCGCCAGCATCCGGTACTGCGGGAAATGGATATGTGCGTCGACGAAGCCGGCCGTCAGGATCGCCTCGCCCCAGTCCTCCCGCGCCACCCCGGCGGCGGACGGGGGCAGCTCGCCCATCGGCCCGCTCCACGCGATCCGCCCGTCGTCGCCGATCAGCACGCCCCCGTGCTCCGCGTAGCGCACCGCCCCGTCGCCCTCGAGCGCGGGGTCGCCCGTGAAGTCGAGGACGCGGCCGGTCATGAGCTTCATGGCGGTTCGCGCTCCTTCAGGCCGCATGCCGGGCGGCCAGGTCCGCCACGAAGCGGACCATCGCCTCGACCGCGAGCCCCAGGTCCGCGACGCTCGTGAACTCGGCCGGGTTGTGGCTGATGCCGCCCCGCGAGCGGACGAACAGCATGGCGGACGGGAAGGCCCGCGCCATCGCCATGGCGTCGTGCCCGGCCCCCGAGGGAAGCCGCCGCGTGTTCTCGCCGAGCGAGGCGACCGCCCGCGCCAGCCCCTCCTGCAGGCTCTCGTCCATCGGGCAGGTGGGGGTGTCGGCGAAGCGCTCGAAGCGGATCTTCACCCCGCGCCGGTTGGCGATCTGGTCGGCCTCGTAGCGGATGCGCTCGATGGCGGCCAGCCGCGGCGCGTCGGCCCCCGCCCGGATGTCGAGCGTCGCCTCCACCTCGGAGGGGATCACGTTGACGGCGCCGGGCCGCACGTCCACGCGCCCGATCGTGGCGACGAGGCCGCCGGTCCCCTCCCGCCCGACCCGCTCGATGAAACCGGCGAGTTCGACCAGCGCCGCGAAGGCGTCGCGCCGGAGCGGCATCGGCACCGTGCCGGCATGGCCGGCCTCGCCCCCGATCGTGATGCGGAACCGCGACTGCCCGGCGATCGAGGTCACGACACCCAGCGGCTCGCCCTTGTGCTCCAGCACGGGCCCCTGCTCGATATGCAACTCCACATAGCCGATCACCGACCCGGGCGGGATCACGGCCTCGCGGATCCGCTTCGGGTCGCCGCCATAGGCCCGGATGGCGTCCGCCAGCGTCACCCCGCCGCGATCCGCCATCTCCAGCCATTCCGCCCGGTAGGTGCCCGAAACCGCGGCCGAGGACGACAGGGAGGTCGGAAACCGCACGCCCTCCTCGTCCCCGAACGCGAGCACCTCCAGCCCGAAGGGCAGCGCGATGCCGCGCGCCGCGAGCTCCTCGGCGACGAGCAGGCCGGCGACCACCCCGAGGTTGCCGTCGTACTTGCCGGCGTCGATCACC carries:
- a CDS encoding DUF1194 domain-containing protein gives rise to the protein MHALLSRPLDALLATLALLALFIPTGADAQARGFANVAPTNVDVALVLAVDASQSMDKEEQTLQRDGYVGALTSEEVLTAISYGRHRRIAVAYFEWGSLDQQVLVAPWTIIDGPDAAKAFAARIGSAPLNNLQRTSISAAMTYAGELFTRSGVNATRKVVDISGDGPNNQGVVVSEARDALVSQGVTINGLPIVIKETNLDWNPIPQLDRYYEDCVIGGEGSFAIPVKGMANFGTALKMKLVLEIAGLTLDLPRVIPAAATTTNCRYYE
- a CDS encoding BMP family lipoprotein, whose protein sequence is MKKGTLGALAGMVLLAGPAFAQSQPAVLYDLGGKFDKSFNEAAYAGAEKFKKDSGTEYRDFEIQNDAQREQALRNFARRGQSPIVAIGFSQAQAVEKVAKEFPDIKFAIVDMVVDLPNVRSIVFKEHEGSYLVGVMAAMASKSGKVGFVGGMDIPLIRKFACGYVQGVKAANGKAEVFQNMTGTTGAAWNDPVKGGELAKSQIDRGADVVYHAAGGTGIGVLQAVADAGKLGIGVDSNQNGLHPGKVLTSMLKRVDVAVYDALKDAKDGKFTAGLKVLGLAEGGIGYALDDNNAKLVTAEMKAAADKAAKDIVAGTVKVHDYMSDNKCPL
- a CDS encoding MBL fold metallo-hydrolase; its protein translation is MRIHFVGTGDAFGTGGRFNTCFHLTAGGTNMLVDCGASAFYALKQTGLDLNAISAILITHFHGDHFGGLPYYFLDAQFVSLRRAPLLVAGPPGVREACDRLLEASYPGFSTVPREFEVLYQEIAPDETAAVAGAQVTARKVQHDPHLSHCYGYRIETGGKVFAYSGDTAWTETLVPLARGADLFVCECYVRSRKIKVHLDYETLKQHLPAIAARRVLLTHMSADMLDHLDEIAEETARDGLVVEI
- a CDS encoding ABC transporter ATP-binding protein, producing the protein MPKPPAIELVGIDKRFGAVHANRDIHLSVAKGTIHGIVGENGAGKSTLMSILYGFYHADRGRILVDGREVAIRSSADAIAVGIGMVHQQFMLVETLTVLENVILGAEGSPFLAKAEARARSLIARLARDYGLTVDPDRLCGDLSVGEQQRVEILKALFRGAETLILDEPTAVLTPAEADHLFRILGQLKAEGKTVVIITHKLREIMAVTDAVSVMRRGEMVATWPTAETTMEKLAEAMVGRRVLLRVSKGASVPGRVLLALDNVTVKSPRGTLLVDDVSLQVRAGEILGIAGVAGNGQSELLEAIAGIRRPSAGRIRIADADATGLDPAAIRERGLAHIPEDRHRMGLVLPFEARENAILGYQDDPHYAAGILFDPAAILDVARRLVRDYDVRPPNPGLRTALFSGGNQQKIVVGREIERDPAVLLVGQPTRGVDIGAIEFIHRRLIELRDRGKAILLVSAELDEIRSLSDRVLCMCGGRVVGECRPETSEAEIGLMMAGVAA
- a CDS encoding ABC transporter permease, whose protein sequence is MSARPGELPRWVDYGLLPAINVTAAFLVSGLVVLAIGENPVEAVRIMLAGALGYAEGIGFTLYYTTNFVFTGLSVAVAFRAGLFNIGAEGQAMVAGIGVALVCLAFDGAPWWLVFPFAFAASLLFGAAWAFVPGWAQARRGSHVVITTIMFNFIASVLMVYLLVNVIGKPGAMSPETRTIAEATRLPLMRDMLKPLGIDIGASPLNPTFLIAIMALVLVWVMIWRTRLGYEMRAVGINPTAAVYAGIDPGRIVIVAMLVSGALAGLLAVNEVMGVQHRLLLEFTAGAGFVGIAVALMGRAHPAGIALAAFLFGVLYQGGAELAFEKPKITRDMVVVIQGLVILFAGALERMVRPALERLFAPRAAAAAAAES
- a CDS encoding ABC transporter permease, which codes for MESLDAIVPVLGSAVRLSIPLLFACLAGLWSERSGIVDIGLEGKMLGAAFAAGAVAFLTGEEWLALAAAVAVSVSLGLVHGFASITHRGNQIVSGVAINFLAAGLTVLLGQAWFGEGGRTPQLTNEARFRPIVLPGAETAQQHSGWGNFYAEVISGHNVLVYLAFLAVPLTWYVLDRTRFGLRLRAVGENPHAVDTAGISVARLRYAAVVIAGVLCGFGGAYLAVAQSAGFIRDMTAGKGFIALAALVFAKWKPVPAMLTCLLFGFLDAVAIRLQGTPLPVVGQVPVQVFQALPYVLTVVLLAGFIGRAIPPKASGVPYTKDR
- a CDS encoding cytidine deaminase, producing MSALDDLFAAAEAARRRAYAPYSRFQVGAAIRDPDGRIHAGCNVENAAYPIGTCAEAGALAAMVLAGADQIAEIAVVGGPEHGAEILCPPCGGCRQRIREFGGLTARVHLREPDGTVRTLTLDDLLPVSFGPEHL
- a CDS encoding DUF262 domain-containing protein, translated to MPYTATTISNVVEKINRSYFLPAIQRPFVWDPEQVVALFDSLLKGYPISSFLFWDIARENRQNWQIYRFAENFRFGEIHNEIAETDGRDVTLVLDGQQRLTSLLIGLRGSFTVKSKWKRWENPDAWQRKRLYLDLLIDPSVPIASGEDDIEGRYGLQLLEKAPRSNANSVWIKVGDILDYPGEEAFDRYKDTLLDSISDRLTRSDERTMTRNIDRLYRMVWKDEIICYYTEKDQDYDRVLGIFVRANDGGTKLSKSDLMLSVITSKWSDISARDEIYGLVETINGGLERKNDVSKDFIMKSCLLLNDLDHVYKIANFHNKNLDIMRASWRSVKRTLIRTFTLINRLGIDRENLTSLNALMPIAYFLHKSERDLTERETPENIRDIARIRRWLISALLNRVFGGQSDSTLGVARSTIASSLTTNPSFPLGELNNSLTRHLKRQAGLTGETIDAIFQFRYGQKLVFLVLSLLYDDRNWGSVPHHVDHIFPASTVNRRALMGQNIPFSVVERVMANVDRIGNLQLLTAGDNISKSNESFDKWIRTRDQSFMIRHLIPTDQDLWSPTMLPEFVRQRELLIRSRIESLNNDSIAAE
- the guaD gene encoding guanine deaminase; translated protein: MKLMTGRVLDFTGDPALEGDGAVRYAEHGGVLIGDDGRIAWSGPMGELPPSAAGVAREDWGEAILTAGFVDAHIHFPQYRMLAAPGRDLLDWLARFTFPEEARFAEQAHAEVAAGIFLDRLLAHGTTAALVFSSVHKVAAEALFAAAEARGMALATGKTMMDRNAPAAVTDDPETGGLDSEALIGHWHKRGRLVYAISPRFAITSSEAQLAVSGALLKAHPDCLMQTHLSESRREIETVAALFPNDRDYTAVYERHGLLGPTSLFAHGIHLSDDECRRLSESGSAVVHCPTSNTFLGSGLFDLAHVGAPHRPVGFGLATDVGGGTSYSMLATMGEAHKVAMLAGRRLPATRSFYLATLGNARLMHLGAEIGSLDAGKWADLTILDPRATPLLAARDDLSESLEDRLFALAVLGDDRAVAATYVAGREVYRKA